The Sander vitreus isolate 19-12246 chromosome 5, sanVit1, whole genome shotgun sequence genome includes a region encoding these proteins:
- the isl1a gene encoding insulin gene enhancer protein isl-1 isoform X2 — protein MGDMGDPPKKKRLVSLCVGCGNQIHDQYILRVSPDLEWHAACLKCAECSQYLDESCTCFVRDGKTYCKRDYIRLYGIKCAKCNIGFSKNDFVMRARSKVYHIECFRCVACSRQLIPGDEFALREDGLFCRADHDVVERASLGAGDPLSPLHPARPLQMAEPISARQPALRPHVHKQPEKTTRVRTVLNEKQLHTLRTCYNANPRPDALMKEQLVEMTGLSPRVIRVWFQNKRCKDKKRSILMKQLQQQQPNDKTNIQGMTGTPMVAASPERHDGGIQANPVEVQSYQPPWKVLSDFALQSDIDQPAFQQLVSFSEGGPGSNSTGSEVASMSSQLPDTPNSMVSSPIEA, from the exons ATGGGAGACATGGGGGACCCGCCGAAAA AGAAGCGGCTGGTGTCTCTGTGCGTGGGCTGCGGGAACCAGATCCACGACCAGTACATCCTGCGGGTCTCCCCGGACCTGGAGTGGCACGCCGCCTGTCTCAAATGTGCCGAGTGCAGCCAGTACCTGGACGAGTCGTGCACGTGCTTCGTCAGGGACGGAAAGACGTACTGTAAACGGGACTACATCAG GTTGTACGGGATCAAATGCGCGAAATGCAACATCGGCTTCAGCAAGAACGACTTCGTGATGCGGGCCCGCTCCAAGGTCTACCACATCGAGTGTTTCCGCTGCGTGGCCTGCAGCCGGCAGCTCATCCCGGGGGACGAGTTCGCTCTGCGGGAGGACGGGCTCTTCTGCCGGGCTGACCACGACGTGGTGGAGCGGGCCAGCCTGGGCGCTGGAGACCCGCTCAGTCCGCTGCACCCCGCCAGACCGCTGCAGATGGCAG AACCAATCTCGGCCCGGCAGCCCGCGCTGCGGCCTCACGTGCACAAACAGCCGGAGAAGACCACCCGGGTCCGGACGGTGCTGAACGAGAAGCAGCTGCACACGCTGCGGACTTGCTATAACGCCAACCCGAGGCCTGACGCCCTCATGAAGGAGCAGCTGGTGGAGATGACCGGCCTCAGCCCGCGGGTCATCCGGGTCTGGTTCCAGAACAAGCGGTGCAAGGACAAGAAGAGGAGCATCCTGAtgaagcagctgcagcagcaacagcccAACGACAAGACG AACATCCAGGGAATGACGGGCACCCCGATGGTCGCGGCCAGTCCGGAGCGGCACGACGGCGGCATCCAGGCCAACCCGGTGGAGGTGCAGAGCTACCAGCCGCCCTGGAAGGTCCTCAGCGATTTCGCCCTGCAGAGCGACATCGACCAGCCGGCCTTCCAACAACTG GTCAGTTTCTCGGAGGGCGGTCCGGGATCGAACTCGACGGGCAGCGAGGTAGCGTCCATGTCGTCCCAGCTTCCAGACACGCCGAACAGCATGGTGTCCAGCCCCATCGAGGCCTGA
- the isl1a gene encoding insulin gene enhancer protein isl-1 isoform X1: protein MGDMGDPPKKKRLVSLCVGCGNQIHDQYILRVSPDLEWHAACLKCAECSQYLDESCTCFVRDGKTYCKRDYIRLYGIKCAKCNIGFSKNDFVMRARSKVYHIECFRCVACSRQLIPGDEFALREDGLFCRADHDVVERASLGAGDPLSPLHPARPLQMAAEPISARQPALRPHVHKQPEKTTRVRTVLNEKQLHTLRTCYNANPRPDALMKEQLVEMTGLSPRVIRVWFQNKRCKDKKRSILMKQLQQQQPNDKTNIQGMTGTPMVAASPERHDGGIQANPVEVQSYQPPWKVLSDFALQSDIDQPAFQQLVSFSEGGPGSNSTGSEVASMSSQLPDTPNSMVSSPIEA, encoded by the exons ATGGGAGACATGGGGGACCCGCCGAAAA AGAAGCGGCTGGTGTCTCTGTGCGTGGGCTGCGGGAACCAGATCCACGACCAGTACATCCTGCGGGTCTCCCCGGACCTGGAGTGGCACGCCGCCTGTCTCAAATGTGCCGAGTGCAGCCAGTACCTGGACGAGTCGTGCACGTGCTTCGTCAGGGACGGAAAGACGTACTGTAAACGGGACTACATCAG GTTGTACGGGATCAAATGCGCGAAATGCAACATCGGCTTCAGCAAGAACGACTTCGTGATGCGGGCCCGCTCCAAGGTCTACCACATCGAGTGTTTCCGCTGCGTGGCCTGCAGCCGGCAGCTCATCCCGGGGGACGAGTTCGCTCTGCGGGAGGACGGGCTCTTCTGCCGGGCTGACCACGACGTGGTGGAGCGGGCCAGCCTGGGCGCTGGAGACCCGCTCAGTCCGCTGCACCCCGCCAGACCGCTGCAGATGGCAG CAGAACCAATCTCGGCCCGGCAGCCCGCGCTGCGGCCTCACGTGCACAAACAGCCGGAGAAGACCACCCGGGTCCGGACGGTGCTGAACGAGAAGCAGCTGCACACGCTGCGGACTTGCTATAACGCCAACCCGAGGCCTGACGCCCTCATGAAGGAGCAGCTGGTGGAGATGACCGGCCTCAGCCCGCGGGTCATCCGGGTCTGGTTCCAGAACAAGCGGTGCAAGGACAAGAAGAGGAGCATCCTGAtgaagcagctgcagcagcaacagcccAACGACAAGACG AACATCCAGGGAATGACGGGCACCCCGATGGTCGCGGCCAGTCCGGAGCGGCACGACGGCGGCATCCAGGCCAACCCGGTGGAGGTGCAGAGCTACCAGCCGCCCTGGAAGGTCCTCAGCGATTTCGCCCTGCAGAGCGACATCGACCAGCCGGCCTTCCAACAACTG GTCAGTTTCTCGGAGGGCGGTCCGGGATCGAACTCGACGGGCAGCGAGGTAGCGTCCATGTCGTCCCAGCTTCCAGACACGCCGAACAGCATGGTGTCCAGCCCCATCGAGGCCTGA